The genomic interval CTCGAGGAGATCGACGACGGAGGCTCCGGCGGGGTCTCCTCTCCGACGCCTACGGGGTTAGCTGACGGGCTCGGGCCGAAGAGATTGCCCTACACCGGACGGCGAACCGGCCGGTGATACGCCCCAATGAGTTGGGTCCCCCGTTCCCACCGCATTTCTCCGCGGCGTGGACTCGGCGATTGCGGCGCGAAGAGATATCGCCGCTCCTCCCCCTGCGCAATGAGTCGATCCTCGACCGCGCCCGAGCGGGTATGATCGAGCCGCAAACCGTCACGAGAATGACCGACCGAAGCGGAGGAGCGGATGACAGGAGTCGTCGCGGCGCTCGTGCTGGGCGCGCTCACCTGGTCGTTCCTGGAGTACGTGATCCACCGCTGGCTGGGACACGACACGCGCACCCGTCCCAACCCCTTCGCAACCGAGCACGTGCGGCACCACGGCGAGGGCGACTACTTCGCGCCGAGCTGGAAGAAGGCGCTGGCGGCGCTCGCCGTGGTCGGCCTGCTCAGCGGACCTGCGGTCTGGCTCGCGGGAGCGAGCGCCGGGCTGGCGTTCGTCGTGTCGTTCGCGGGCACGTATCTCGGATACGAGGCGATGCACCGGCGCGAGCACACCCACGCGGGATTCGGGGCCTACGGTCGCTTCGCGCGCCGCCACCACTTCTACCACCACTTCGCGGATCCGAAGACGAATCACGGCGTCACGTCACCGCTCTGGGACTGGGTCTTCGGAACGCTGCGCCCGCCAGGCGTGATTCGCGTACCCGAGCGGCTCGCGATGCGCTGGCTGATCGACCCCGAGACGCGCGCCATGCGACCGGAGCACGCCGAGCACTACGAGCTGATCCCGGCACGGCGCGGGTAGGCGCGCGGAATCTCGGGCTTCACGCGCGAGCGAGAGCGGGTACAATCGCGCGCATCACTCCAAACCTCTCCCATGAGCGCGCAGCGAACCAAGCCGAGCGCGACGACGTCCGAGCCGGCGAACCGACTTCATTTCGGCAGTTGAGGAGCGAGCTCGAGGCGCTCGGCTGCTTCGAGCCGGCGCCGCTCGCGCCGCTGGTCGACGCCGCGCTCACCTTCGCCGGCGCGCTGGCCCTGTTCGTGCTCGCGGCGCGGTCTCCGCTCTGGGCCGGCATTCCCCTATTCGCGATCGCGTCGGTGCTTCACGCGCGGATCGGCTGGGCGATGCACGACGCCGCCCACGGCAACCTGTTCGGGAATCGCCCGATCGACGAGGTTCTCACCTGGGTCTTCTGCTTCATCCTGGGCGAGTTTCCGTCGGGCTGGAGGCACGGTCACAACGCGCACCATCGCGCGCCCAACGTTCGCAGCATCGACCGCGACAAGCGAGAGCGCTGGGAGCCCGATCGGCGCTATCGCTCGCGCGTGTGGGCGGCCATCGACGTGCTGGTCCTCGTGCGGCGCAACGGCCTCACGCTGCCGCGACTGCTGGCGCTGCTGGGCGTGCGCGACGCGTTCTACACGAAGGACCACCGACCGGATCGGTTTCGCGGTGAGCTCGCGAACTCGCTCGCGGGTACGGCCGTCATCCTGGCGATCTTCGTGTTCCTCTATGGTCCCTGGGGCGTCGCCTTGTACATCCCCTACAGCTGGATCGCGGGCGTCTACCTGAACTGGATCTTTGCCGGAAACCACTACGAGAAGCCGGCCTGGGACGAGCCGCCCGCGCTCGACTTCGCCGCGCTGCAGATCGTGACGACGAGCAACTACACCGGCGGCGCCGCGATCCGCGCGCTCTGCGGCGGCCTCGAGAACCACATCGAGCACCACCTGTTCACGAGCATGCCCCGCCGCCACCTGCGGCGGGCGGCGCCGGTCGTGCGGCGCTACTGCGCTTCGCGCGGCCTGCCCTACATGGAGCGAACGCTCACCGCCGCGACCCGCAGCGTGCTCGACTTCCACACGGTGGGCGTCCGCCGCTAGGACTCGAGCGATCGGTCAGGATTCGAATGGCGCGCGATCGCCTCGCGCGCGTTGAAGAGCAGGCGCTCGCGGCCGAGGCGCTCGGCCAGGCCGGAGCGACGCACCACCTCGAGCACGCCCGGATTCAGTCCGACCAGCCAGAGCTCGAAGCCGCGCGTCTGTGCGCGTCGTTCGGCCTCGATCAACAGCTGCAGCCCGGAGTATTCGATGTCGGGCACCCGAGAGAGGTCGAGCGCGAACACGCGCGGCTGGTACCGGGCGACCAGCTCGTTGAGCTTCTCCGCGACACTCTGCGCGTTCAGAAAGTAGATGCGGCCCTCGGGCCGCGCGATCAGCAGGCCGGGGAACGTCTCGTCGTCCGGATGCTCCGGGGAAAGCGGGCGCAGCACGTCGGCGCCCCGTTTGCGCCCGATCACGTACACCTGCGGCCGGACGGTCTGACTGGCCAGGCCGATCAGCGACACGATGATCGCGACGACGATGCCCTTCAGCGTGCCGAACACCAGCACGCCGAGGCAGGCGATCAGCGCCCAGCGGAACTCCATCGTGCGCACCTTTCGGATCGCCACGAACTCCGCGGGCGCGATCAGTCCGACCGAGTACACGATCACGACCGCGGCCAGCGTCGCGTGGGGCATCAGGCCGATCAGGGGCGCGAGCAGAAGCATGGTCAGCCCCGCGGCCGCGGCCGTGACGAGCGATGCTTTCTGCGAGCGGCCGTCCGCCGCGCGGACCACCGCGGTCTGCGAGGTGCCGCCGCCGGCCGGCATGCCGCCGGTGAACGCGCCGCCCAGGTTCGCTGCGCCGGTCGCGATCAGCTCACGGTTGGCGTCGATCGGGGGATCGCTTCGGTCGGCGAAGGCGCGCCCGGCCGCGATCGTCTCGGTGAAGCTCATGAGCGCAATGCCGAGCGCACCGGGAATCATCTGCTGCGCGAGCGCGAGGTCGGGAAGCGTGAGTGTCGGAAGCCCCGTCGGTATCCGTCCGACCGTCGCGACACCGAGGTCGTGCAGACCGAGATACCACGAGGCCGCGATGCCGCCCCCGATCGCGACCAGCGGCGCCGGCAGCTGCGGCCGGAGGCGCTCGATCCCGATCAGCACCAGCAGCGTCGCACCCGCCACGGCGGCCGTGATGAGCGATGTCTCGGGCACGTGCTGCGCGAACGTCCCCACGTCGCGGAAGAAACCCGCCTTCGCGACGTGGACGCCCAGAAGCTTCGGCGCCTGGTCGAGCACGATCACCAGGCCGATCCCCGCCTTGAAGCCGGTCAGGACCGGCGCCGAGATGAAGTTCGCGACGAAGCCGAGCCGAAGCGCGGCGGCCAGGATCAGCGCGACACCGACCAACGCGCCAAGCGTGGCGACGGCGACGAGCAGACGGCCCGGATCTCCATCCGGCACGGCCAACCCCAGCTGTGTGCCGGCCAGGATCGCCACCGTCGTGGTGGAGCTGACGCTCAGCACCCGCGAGGACCCGAGCAGCGCATAGATCACCATCGGCAGGAAGGCGGTGTAGAGACCCACTTCGACCGGCAGCCCGGCCACGCTCGCGTACGCCATCGCCTTGGGCAGCACCACCGCGGCGGCCGTGAGGCCTGCGACGAGATCGAAGCGCAGCGAGCTCCCGTTCGCGCTTCGCTCGGTCACGACGGCTTCGGATCTCTCGTCGGATCGGAGCATTGCACCCGGCGCATCATCGCACTCCGCCCGGTCGCGCGCTCGACGGCGCCCGGCCCGCATGGCGGACGGGAGACGACCTGACTAGTCTGCGCGAGTGAGCTGGCTGGCACGAGAGGCCGTGATCCGGCGCGTCGTGGACGGCGCGCTGCGCGGCAGCGCGCCCGTCGTCTTCGGCGGGCCGGGAATGGGAAAGACGACGCTCGTCGAGGCGGCCGCCGCGCGGCTGCGCGAGAGCGGAGCCGACGTGGTCGTGCACGAGCACGCCGACGACGACGACCAGCCGCGCGAAGCGCCCGGCGTGGTCTGTCTGCGGTCGGGAGGGATCGCGCTGCACCGCGCGCTCGTGCGCGCGCGCGGCGAGCGCGAGCTCGACGGGCGTCGGGTTCAGCGGGTGCCGCTCGTTCTGCTCCAGCGCCGCGATCTGCGCGCCTGGGCCGCGGCCGCGGGCTATCTCTTCGCGGAGAGCGAGCTCGAGCGGGCCTTCCGCGGCAACGGCGGTCACCCGTTCGTGTTCGCGGCCTGGCTCGAGGCCTGCCGCTACACGCGCGTGCCGGAGCTGCTCGAGGCGCGCGTGGTCGAGGCCTGCGCGCCGGTCTTTGCGCGCATCGATCGGGAGCTCGCGCACCCCGAGCTCGCGCCGCTCTGGACCTGGCTCGAGCAGGCGCGAAGTTCGGGCGTGGACGACATGCAGCGCGCAATCGGAGCCACCAAGCCCGCGCTCGACCGGCTCGCGATCGCAGGCCCGGTCTCGCGCACGCTCGGCGCGAAGGCCGAGATCTCGGTCGCCTGCGAGCTCTACCTGCTCCACCGCACGCGGTAGGATGGCGGCCGCTCCGCGGATGGAGCGGGAGGAACGAGATGCCGCGTCTACGCCAGGTTTCGCGCGCCGAAGCCGCTCCGTCGGTGCTGAAGATCTACGACCTGCTCTTCGGGTCGCGCGATCCCGTCGCTCAGCCGGGCACCGCGACCGGCACGCCGGGGAACTGGTGGACCGTCTTCGCGCTCGTGCCCGACGTCTTCGATCACGCCGTCGCCGGATTCGGGCTGTACCGGAGCCCCAAGCGCCTGATCGATCCGAAGATCCGAGAGCTCGCGATGATGCGCGCCGGCTACGCGCGCGGCAGCCAGTTCGTGTTCTCACAGCATTGCAAGGCCGCGCGCGCGCTCGGCATGCCCGAGGCGCAGATCCACGACATCCCCGCCTGGCCGACCTCGAACGCCTACTCCGCGCTCGAGCGCGCGGTGCTCGCGTACACCGACGATCTGGTGCTGCAGGGCGGACGCGTCTCCGACGACACGTTCGCGGCGCTGCGCGCGGGCCTCTCCGACGAGCAGGTGCTCGAGCTCACCTACATCACCTGCACCTATGAGCTGCACGCGACGATGTCGCGCGCGCTCCGGCTCGAGTACGACGATCGCGACGACCCGATCGTCGAGGCCTAGGCGGAGGCGGCCCCGCGGGCGCTGCCGCGGAAGAATCCGCGCGCAGACAGGTAGAGCAGCAGACCCACCGGCCCCGCCATCAGCGTGAGGAACAGGACCGGCGCCAGGCGATGCCCCCCGCCCGGCGCGTCGCCCATGATCCAGCGCGCGACGAACAGATCGAAGCACAGGTAGTGCACCCAGCCGGCGAGCGTGCCCCACTCGCTGTCGAAGAACGCCATGACTCCGGCCAGGCTGTTGAAGCTCGGCGCGGCGCCGCCATCGGCCACCGGGGCGGCGCCCGCGCCGGAGAACGCGATGCAGATGAAGACCAGGTAGAGCGCGGCCAGGATCTGCCACGGCCAGAGTGACTCGACCAGACGACGAGAGACACTGGAGCGCGGCGCGATCAGCCAGATCAGCCAGATCGGCAGCGGAAGCACGTTCGCGAGCGTGAACAGGGTCGCAGGATTCATTCGGACCTCCGGATGGTTGGAAGCGCGTCGGCGAGCGCGAGCTCGTCGGTGGCCAGACAGAGACGGGCCGAGGGATCGCCGTCGAGAATCGGCTCGAGACGCGCACCGCGGCGCGCTTCGGACGGCCAGGCGCCGGCTCCGGGCGCGAAGCCGAAGTAGAACGCGCCGGCGCCGCGCGCGAGCCCGGCTCGGACCGCCCGAGCCAAATGGCCGAGCGCGACCGTGCCCATGGTGAAGCGCGCGTTCAGCTCCACGACGGGGCGCAGGGTCCGCGCGCCGTCGCTGCCGCGGAATACGAAGGCGTCGACCCCGCAGGCGCCGCGGAAGCCCTCGCGCGCCGCAGCCCGCCCGATCGCGAGCGCGGCTTCGCGAAGCGCTGCGTCCCACGCCGTGCCCGAGTCGACCTCGCCTTCGCGATCGATCCGACCGACGTGGCCGGTCGGCGCGCCGCGCGCGGAGACGACTTGCCGAAGCGTCCCGAGCACGCGGACCTCGTCGGGCCCCGAGACGAGAAGCTGTGCCGAGAGATCCAGCATTCGCTCGAGCCAGGGCTCGATCAGCGCGCCGCCGCGATCGCGCAGGCGCGACAGCGACCGGGAGAGAAGCTCGGCGTCGATGCGACCGTCCGCCCCGTCGAGCCGGCCGCGGCCGCTCGTCCCGAGCCGGGGCTTCACGGTGAAGCGCGCTCGGAGCTCGAGCGGCCAGCGCGCGACCGCGGATTCGATCCGACACCGAACGGCGTCGGCTTCGACGAGCTCCTCGGGCCCGAGCGCAAGCGTCGCTCCCACGAGCGGCGGCGGAACCAGGCCCGACGCCAGCGCCGCTTCCTGCGCGAACGCCTTGTCGTGCACGCGCGTCACGACTTCGGCCGGGGGCGGGGCGAACGGAACGCCCTCTTCGCGCGCGAGCCGCTCGGCCTGCTCGGTCGCGAGCCAGGGCACGAGTGACTCGCCCGGCGCGCAGAACGGCAGCGCGGGCCGCTCGGCATCGCAGGCGAAGGCCGCGGCGAGGCGCGGCGCTTCCGGCGCGCCTGGCCCGACCAGCCGCGCGCCGGCCGGAAACAGCGCCGCCCACAGGCGCGCGGCCGTGCGCACGCGGGGGTGCGCGCTCATGCGCTGCCACGCGTCCGGCTCCTCCGCGCCGAGGTTCGCGAACAGCCGCGTCGGGCCGCTCACGGCCGCGCTGCCGGCTTCCCCGGCGGTCGCTCGTTCTCGGGCCGCGCCGCGCGCACGTGCTCGATCAGCGCCTCCGAGAGCCCCGAGGCGCGGCGCGCCTCGACGCTGAACGTGCGGCCCTTCGCGCGCGCGGCGCCGAGCGGAAACGGCACGGAACGGCGATAGGCGGTGAGCTCGTCCTCGTCGTCGGGCGAGAGCGGACCGAGCCATTCGGCGGCGAGCCGCACGTGGCGCCGCTCGTCCGCGTGGATCACCTCGGAGACGCGCGCGCTCTCCTCGTCCCCGCCGCGCCGGAAGCCGTCGGCGAAGATAAGTGTGAAGTCGAGACTCGCCTGCTCGAGCGTGAGGCCGATCCCCGCGAGGAACGCCGCCGGCCCGCGCTCGTGCGCGCGAATCGCGGCCGCGTGCTTCCAGAAGTAGTCGGAGAGCGGCTCGCCGCCGAGCGCGGCGCCGTGCGCGCGAAGCCGCTCGAGGTACATGCGGCAGTGTCGCTGCTCGTCGGCGAGCGCCAGGCACCAGCCGCGGCGCAGCTCCGGCGGGGCGTCCGGCCAGAGCAGGAGCGCCCAGGCGAAGAGCTCCACGGCCATCAGCTCGTGGTGCGCGAAGCGCCGCAGGCAGACGATCCGAGCCAGCGGATCGGAGAGCACGCCCGGTCGCGGCAGTTTTTGCGCTCCGCCCCGCATCTCGAGCTCCCGCGCGCGCGCGGGCCGGTCGAAGACGAGCGGCGGCCCGGGCTCGAAGTCCGGAAGCCAGCTCCCGTCCGCGCGCACGACCGGCGCGAGCTTTGCCTCGAGCTCCCCGCAGGCGAGGATCTGGATGCAGAGCTCACGGACGCTGGCCGGCGAGTCGGGCATTCGCACTCGATGCGCGCAAGCGCGAGCTGCAGACTACAGCTCGGCCGCGGATTTCGGTAAGGTCGCTCCACCCCCCGAGGCTCGGGTCACCGGATTCGCCGGTCGATCCCGTGTGAGGGGCGATGGTCGAGACCTTTCGCGAGTTCGGGATCTCGGACGCGCTCGACGTCGGGATCGTCGCGGTGCTGCTCTACGCCGGAATCTCCTGGCTGCGCCGCTCGCAGGCGGCGTTGGTGGCGCTGGGCATGGGGCTGCTGGGCCTGGTGTACCTGGCGGCGCGGCTCTTCGACCTGCAGCTCACGACCTGGGTCTTCCACGGCTTCTTCGCCGCGGCCGCTCTCGTGCTCGTGGTGATCTTCCAGGAGGAGCTGCGGCAGGGCTTCGAGGAGCTCGCGGCCGTCGCGATGGGCCGGCGCGAGGACCCGCGTCCGCGACTCGACTCGACCGAGGTGCTGGCGCGCGCGCTCGCGCGGCTGGCCCGCGAGAAGCACGGGGCGCTGGTCGTGATCGCGGGACTGCAGAAGCTCGACCGCCACCTTTCGGGCGGCGAGCTGCTCGGCGGGCGCGTCTCGGAGGCGCTGATCGAGAGCCTGTTCGACCCTCACTCGCCCGGTCACGACGGCGCGGTGGTGATCTCGGACCGCGACGTCGCTCGCTTCGGCGTGCACCTGCCGCTGGCGCGCGGCGCGAACCTGCCGCACGGGCTCGGCACGCGGCACAGCGCCGCGCTCGGACTGTCGGAGCGCACCGATGCGCTCTGTCTGGTGG from Deltaproteobacteria bacterium carries:
- a CDS encoding ferritin-like domain-containing protein, with amino-acid sequence MPDSPASVRELCIQILACGELEAKLAPVVRADGSWLPDFEPGPPLVFDRPARARELEMRGGAQKLPRPGVLSDPLARIVCLRRFAHHELMAVELFAWALLLWPDAPPELRRGWCLALADEQRHCRMYLERLRAHGAALGGEPLSDYFWKHAAAIRAHERGPAAFLAGIGLTLEQASLDFTLIFADGFRRGGDEESARVSEVIHADERRHVRLAAEWLGPLSPDDEDELTAYRRSVPFPLGAARAKGRTFSVEARRASGLSEALIEHVRAARPENERPPGKPAARP
- a CDS encoding acyl-CoA desaturase encodes the protein MRGLRSLRAPPPLLPPLRGSEDESRRHVTALGLGLRNAAPARRDSRTRAARDALADRPRDARHATGARRALRADPGTARVGARNLGLHARARAGTIARITPNLSHERAANQAERDDVRAGEPTSFRQLRSELEALGCFEPAPLAPLVDAALTFAGALALFVLAARSPLWAGIPLFAIASVLHARIGWAMHDAAHGNLFGNRPIDEVLTWVFCFILGEFPSGWRHGHNAHHRAPNVRSIDRDKRERWEPDRRYRSRVWAAIDVLVLVRRNGLTLPRLLALLGVRDAFYTKDHRPDRFRGELANSLAGTAVILAIFVFLYGPWGVALYIPYSWIAGVYLNWIFAGNHYEKPAWDEPPALDFAALQIVTTSNYTGGAAIRALCGGLENHIEHHLFTSMPRRHLRRAAPVVRRYCASRGLPYMERTLTAATRSVLDFHTVGVRR
- a CDS encoding SulP family inorganic anion transporter, which translates into the protein MLRSDERSEAVVTERSANGSSLRFDLVAGLTAAAVVLPKAMAYASVAGLPVEVGLYTAFLPMVIYALLGSSRVLSVSSTTTVAILAGTQLGLAVPDGDPGRLLVAVATLGALVGVALILAAALRLGFVANFISAPVLTGFKAGIGLVIVLDQAPKLLGVHVAKAGFFRDVGTFAQHVPETSLITAAVAGATLLVLIGIERLRPQLPAPLVAIGGGIAASWYLGLHDLGVATVGRIPTGLPTLTLPDLALAQQMIPGALGIALMSFTETIAAGRAFADRSDPPIDANRELIATGAANLGGAFTGGMPAGGGTSQTAVVRAADGRSQKASLVTAAAAGLTMLLLAPLIGLMPHATLAAVVIVYSVGLIAPAEFVAIRKVRTMEFRWALIACLGVLVFGTLKGIVVAIIVSLIGLASQTVRPQVYVIGRKRGADVLRPLSPEHPDDETFPGLLIARPEGRIYFLNAQSVAEKLNELVARYQPRVFALDLSRVPDIEYSGLQLLIEAERRAQTRGFELWLVGLNPGVLEVVRRSGLAERLGRERLLFNAREAIARHSNPDRSLES
- a CDS encoding DUF4281 domain-containing protein, whose product is MNPATLFTLANVLPLPIWLIWLIAPRSSVSRRLVESLWPWQILAALYLVFICIAFSGAGAAPVADGGAAPSFNSLAGVMAFFDSEWGTLAGWVHYLCFDLFVARWIMGDAPGGGHRLAPVLFLTLMAGPVGLLLYLSARGFFRGSARGAASA
- a CDS encoding carboxymuconolactone decarboxylase family protein → MPRLRQVSRAEAAPSVLKIYDLLFGSRDPVAQPGTATGTPGNWWTVFALVPDVFDHAVAGFGLYRSPKRLIDPKIRELAMMRAGYARGSQFVFSQHCKAARALGMPEAQIHDIPAWPTSNAYSALERAVLAYTDDLVLQGGRVSDDTFAALRAGLSDEQVLELTYITCTYELHATMSRALRLEYDDRDDPIVEA